In Thermorudis peleae, a genomic segment contains:
- a CDS encoding cryptochrome/photolyase family protein has translation MSSVALWWIRRDLRLTDNAALAAALRHAHQVIPVFILDPIAHHGHSVSQRRLAFLYEALRSLDRALRKRGSRLVVRYGKPDDLIPALVRESGATAVFAEEDYSPYARQRDARVAKHVPLHLTPGVVIHPPETVRTADDKPYTVFTPFARAWRALPSPSRSALLPPPTHLPPVPDEITGDPIPIIAGFDWSHFPPSEQAAQERLEHFCHGDEAPIFRYHHERNWLDGRGSSRLSPYFRFGLLSARSAFVTAMEARAKAKTEEAKQGVDAWINELIWREFYVNILAHFPHVVKQNFRQVYDNFPWENDSTLFAAWREGMTGYPVVDAAMRQLREEGWISNRARMIVASFLVKDLLVHWRWGERWFWEQLIDGDPAANNGGWQWTAGTGTDAAPFFRIFHPVKQGEQFDPGGRYVRRWVPALAHVPDRFIHHPWDMPVDLQRKTGCRIGDTYPAPLVDHEQARQRALRLLQQLHRDKQKRDEER, from the coding sequence ATGTCATCGGTGGCACTTTGGTGGATTCGACGCGATCTTCGACTCACTGATAATGCAGCATTGGCAGCAGCGCTGCGCCATGCTCACCAGGTTATTCCGGTTTTCATCCTTGACCCCATTGCTCACCATGGCCACTCTGTCAGTCAACGACGGCTTGCATTTCTCTACGAGGCACTCCGCAGCCTCGATCGTGCCCTAAGAAAGCGCGGGAGCCGCCTTGTTGTTCGGTATGGGAAACCCGACGACCTCATTCCAGCACTTGTCCGTGAGAGTGGTGCAACAGCAGTCTTTGCCGAAGAAGACTACTCGCCCTATGCCCGACAACGTGATGCACGGGTAGCCAAACACGTTCCCTTACACCTTACCCCCGGTGTGGTGATTCATCCGCCAGAAACCGTGCGCACCGCCGATGACAAGCCCTACACCGTTTTCACGCCGTTTGCGCGAGCATGGCGTGCGCTTCCAAGCCCGTCGCGATCAGCGCTCCTTCCTCCCCCAACCCATCTTCCACCTGTTCCCGATGAGATCACAGGTGATCCGATTCCAATCATCGCGGGATTCGATTGGTCGCACTTCCCACCGAGCGAACAAGCAGCACAGGAACGGTTAGAGCATTTCTGCCACGGAGATGAGGCCCCAATCTTTCGCTATCACCATGAACGGAATTGGTTGGACGGCCGAGGGAGTTCACGACTTTCCCCTTATTTTCGCTTCGGCTTACTCTCTGCCCGCTCTGCGTTTGTCACAGCCATGGAAGCACGCGCGAAGGCCAAAACCGAAGAAGCAAAGCAAGGCGTCGATGCCTGGATCAACGAGCTTATCTGGCGAGAATTTTATGTCAACATTCTTGCGCACTTCCCGCATGTCGTAAAACAGAATTTCCGCCAGGTCTATGACAACTTTCCTTGGGAAAATGATTCGACGCTCTTTGCCGCATGGCGTGAAGGTATGACAGGTTACCCGGTCGTTGATGCCGCGATGCGGCAGTTGCGGGAAGAGGGATGGATCTCAAACCGGGCTCGGATGATCGTCGCATCCTTCTTGGTCAAAGATCTCCTTGTGCACTGGCGCTGGGGAGAGCGATGGTTTTGGGAGCAACTCATTGATGGCGATCCAGCAGCGAACAATGGAGGATGGCAATGGACAGCCGGCACAGGAACGGATGCGGCGCCCTTTTTCCGGATTTTTCATCCCGTCAAGCAAGGAGAGCAGTTTGATCCAGGCGGCCGGTATGTTCGTCGTTGGGTGCCAGCTTTAGCCCACGTTCCCGATCGCTTTATCCATCACCCATGGGATATGCCAGTCGATCTTCAGCGCAAAACTGGTTGTCGCATTGGTGATACGTATCCAGCTCCACTCGTTGACCATGAGCAAGCACGTCAACGAGCACTCCGCTTGCTACAACAGCTACACCGGGACAAGCAAAAGAGAGACGAAGAGCGTTAA
- a CDS encoding phytoene desaturase family protein: MAVPAPVVVIGAGIGGLAAAATLAHAGVPPLVLDAHVYPGGCAATFRHRGYWFDAGATLASGFTADGPMALLSRATGITDWPVVRHEPALVVHLPDGTTVPRWGDERHWQTYCEAFGPSSLRFWRWQEATAQPLWELAARCIPWPPQRLQDFLRLGVEGWQLIQHDWKRLGLLPDAFRTVAHHVPSENSRLRQFVDAQLLITAQATSNRVNALYGAAALDFTNRGVVVVRGGVGALATTLCDAIIRQGGRVMLRHEVTSITQHSDEQFTLITNRGLEVTTPCIIANLSPWSLARLLTTPPATLHHIIRHPPEGWSAFVLYLGIDEDAVPNDFPLHHQILVDGTFGEGHSIFLSLSPSWDTARAPAGQRALTASTHTRWEPWWNLRQHDPAGYAARKQAYTERMLDGIARVLPTIRDAIRLLVPGTPVSFARFTRRLFGWVGGFPQTRLGRAVPRRLAPNLWLVGDSTFPGQSIAAAALGGLAVAHAILQEHGQALNMNKHAATMRNLHEEEADVIGGTLVDSTRSSTH; this comes from the coding sequence ATGGCCGTTCCCGCACCCGTCGTCGTTATCGGAGCAGGCATCGGCGGTCTTGCCGCTGCAGCCACACTCGCGCACGCAGGTGTACCACCGCTTGTCCTTGACGCCCATGTCTATCCAGGAGGATGCGCTGCAACCTTTCGCCATCGCGGCTACTGGTTTGATGCCGGCGCAACGCTCGCCAGTGGATTTACAGCCGATGGCCCAATGGCATTGCTCAGCCGCGCAACAGGCATCACCGACTGGCCAGTTGTCCGGCACGAGCCTGCACTCGTCGTGCACCTGCCAGATGGAACCACGGTACCCCGCTGGGGCGACGAGCGTCACTGGCAGACCTATTGTGAAGCATTCGGCCCGTCATCACTCCGTTTCTGGAGATGGCAGGAAGCAACAGCACAGCCGCTTTGGGAGCTTGCGGCGCGCTGCATCCCGTGGCCGCCACAGCGCCTGCAGGATTTCCTGCGTCTTGGGGTCGAGGGTTGGCAACTGATCCAGCACGATTGGAAACGCCTCGGCTTACTTCCCGATGCTTTTCGCACTGTTGCACATCATGTGCCATCCGAGAACAGTCGACTGCGTCAATTTGTTGATGCCCAGCTGCTCATTACCGCTCAAGCAACGAGCAACCGCGTGAACGCGCTCTATGGTGCAGCAGCTCTCGATTTCACCAACCGCGGTGTTGTCGTCGTCCGTGGTGGCGTGGGCGCACTTGCCACGACCCTCTGCGACGCTATCATCCGGCAAGGCGGGCGCGTTATGCTTCGCCACGAAGTCACATCCATTACACAACACAGTGATGAGCAGTTCACGCTGATCACCAATCGTGGGCTTGAGGTAACAACACCTTGCATCATTGCCAACCTCTCACCCTGGAGCCTCGCTCGATTGCTTACGACACCACCGGCAACACTCCACCACATTATTCGCCATCCACCAGAGGGCTGGAGCGCGTTTGTGCTCTATCTTGGTATTGACGAGGACGCAGTTCCCAACGATTTTCCTTTGCATCACCAGATCCTGGTTGACGGCACCTTTGGCGAGGGGCACAGTATCTTCCTTTCCCTCAGCCCATCCTGGGATACAGCACGCGCACCAGCTGGGCAACGCGCGTTAACGGCGAGCACGCACACGCGTTGGGAGCCATGGTGGAACTTACGGCAACATGATCCCGCCGGCTATGCCGCACGTAAACAAGCCTATACCGAGCGCATGCTCGACGGTATTGCTCGCGTACTGCCTACCATTCGCGATGCTATTCGGCTCCTTGTTCCGGGAACTCCCGTCAGCTTCGCTCGCTTCACCCGTCGCCTGTTCGGGTGGGTAGGCGGATTTCCGCAGACCCGCCTCGGCCGCGCTGTTCCACGCCGGCTTGCCCCAAACCTTTGGCTTGTTGGTGATAGCACGTTCCCGGGGCAGTCGATCGCCGCAGCAGCACTCGGAGGGCTTGCTGTTGCGCACGCAATTCTTCAGGAACATGGGCAAGCACTCAACATGAACAAGCATGCCGCGACGATGCGCAATCTCCATGAGGAGGAAGCTGATGTCATCGGTGGCACTTTGGTGGATTCGACGCGATCTTCGACTCACTGA
- a CDS encoding NAD(+)/NADH kinase, with product MARQFGLIAAQGKPRAAQLAAAIRDWLRRQQIAVVGESELDHASVDMLVTIGGDGLIMRAAHVYPDIPILGINMGHVGFLAMIEEDHWQEALAQVLAGEYVVQESPTLSAHVTREDHAVSEGWAINDVVARAGLQMIEIELYIDGQYVNTYPGDGMIIATPQGSTAYCMAAGGPVLSAGVKGFAVTPICAHSPIRTTLVVPEEAVLELLLTSERDTTLVLDGQPQCKLQAGDLITVQRGVHRFLRVVLPEMNFYQAFRSKFNFQIRPDARPSRPLKLRHELPTSRQ from the coding sequence GTGGCACGACAATTCGGCCTGATCGCCGCTCAAGGCAAGCCCCGGGCAGCACAACTGGCTGCCGCAATCCGAGACTGGCTCAGACGACAACAGATAGCTGTTGTTGGCGAAAGCGAACTTGATCACGCCAGTGTCGACATGTTAGTGACAATTGGGGGCGACGGGCTCATCATGCGTGCCGCACACGTCTACCCCGATATCCCAATTCTTGGCATTAACATGGGCCACGTCGGCTTCCTGGCCATGATTGAGGAAGATCACTGGCAAGAGGCACTTGCTCAAGTCCTGGCTGGTGAGTACGTTGTCCAGGAAAGTCCTACCCTCAGCGCCCACGTCACGCGGGAAGACCACGCTGTAAGCGAGGGGTGGGCGATTAACGATGTCGTTGCGCGTGCAGGGCTCCAGATGATCGAAATTGAACTCTACATCGATGGGCAGTACGTCAACACCTATCCAGGCGACGGCATGATCATCGCAACGCCCCAAGGGAGTACGGCGTACTGCATGGCAGCTGGAGGGCCAGTTCTCAGCGCTGGCGTCAAAGGTTTTGCGGTAACACCAATCTGCGCTCATTCGCCGATTCGAACAACTCTTGTCGTGCCGGAGGAAGCCGTCCTTGAGCTGCTCTTAACGAGCGAGCGTGACACTACCCTCGTCCTTGACGGCCAGCCGCAGTGCAAACTCCAGGCCGGAGACTTAATTACGGTGCAGCGTGGTGTGCATCGCTTTCTTCGCGTCGTTCTCCCGGAGATGAACTTTTACCAGGCGTTTCGCAGCAAGTTCAATTTTCAGATTCGCCCAGACGCACGCCCCTCTCGTCCGCTCAAACTCCGCCACGAGCTTCCCACGAGCCGCCAGTAA
- a CDS encoding bifunctional 4-hydroxy-2-oxoglutarate aldolase/2-dehydro-3-deoxy-phosphogluconate aldolase encodes MTGQHWIEEAGLIAVIRLDDLSCALQLTEALLDGGVRVLEFTYTNREAGRAIETVRREFGEACHVGAGTVLDAETARQAMIAGAEFIVTPTLRLETIEICRRYSVTSLIGAFTPTEILTAWEHGADFIKVNPASLAGPAYFKDVLAPLPQVKLIPSGGVTLETGPEFLKAGAVALAVGSHLIDKRAVAERDWGTIRERARAFAEMVARVRSPEHPVHL; translated from the coding sequence ATGACTGGACAACACTGGATCGAAGAGGCTGGGTTAATTGCTGTGATCCGACTTGATGACCTCAGTTGTGCACTCCAACTGACGGAAGCGTTGCTTGATGGTGGGGTGCGGGTTCTCGAGTTTACCTATACAAATCGGGAGGCTGGGCGGGCAATCGAAACAGTTCGTCGAGAATTTGGTGAGGCTTGCCACGTTGGTGCGGGAACTGTGCTCGACGCAGAAACCGCACGTCAGGCGATGATTGCAGGGGCTGAATTCATTGTCACACCGACATTACGCCTTGAAACAATCGAGATATGTCGGCGCTATAGCGTGACAAGTCTGATTGGTGCGTTTACTCCCACAGAAATTCTGACGGCGTGGGAGCATGGGGCCGACTTTATCAAAGTTAACCCGGCGAGCCTTGCTGGCCCAGCCTATTTCAAGGATGTGCTTGCACCACTTCCACAAGTCAAGCTTATTCCTTCAGGTGGTGTAACACTCGAGACTGGCCCTGAGTTCCTCAAGGCAGGTGCTGTTGCCCTCGCCGTCGGCAGCCACCTCATTGACAAGCGGGCAGTTGCGGAGCGCGATTGGGGCACTATTCGCGAGCGAGCCCGGGCGTTTGCTGAAATGGTTGCTCGCGTGCGGAGCCCTGAGCATCCTGTGCATCTCTGA
- the recO gene encoding DNA repair protein RecO, which produces MNESGVSPALHERRNRLYRVEAIVLRRYDLGEADRILVLYTLQRGKLRVKARGVRRPRSRLAGHLELFARTQLVLAQGHELDVVAQAMLLDPHRGLRESELRVAYAGYCAELLDALTSEADPQSAIFHLLAETLAALAHSSDPFFIVRHYELCLLTLLGFRPELYRCLACDRELQPLTHAFVPSLGGLVCADCAAQYPGALAASVPVVKALRLLLDPHQWTTLLERRTSERLRHDVEAIAHAYVTSILGRPIASHAVLEQLQRPAFSLPAEPPA; this is translated from the coding sequence ATGAATGAGTCAGGTGTATCACCAGCGCTTCATGAGCGTCGTAATCGGCTTTACCGAGTCGAGGCGATCGTCCTTCGTCGCTACGATCTCGGTGAGGCTGATCGTATCCTCGTACTCTATACCTTGCAGCGCGGAAAGCTGCGCGTCAAAGCGCGCGGCGTCCGCCGTCCGCGTAGCCGGTTAGCCGGTCACCTTGAGTTGTTCGCACGCACGCAACTCGTGCTTGCCCAAGGTCATGAACTTGATGTAGTCGCACAGGCGATGTTGCTTGATCCTCACCGGGGCTTGCGTGAAAGTGAGCTGCGTGTTGCCTATGCTGGCTACTGCGCGGAGTTACTCGATGCGCTGACCAGTGAAGCTGATCCGCAGTCAGCCATCTTTCATTTGCTTGCCGAAACACTCGCTGCACTTGCGCACAGTTCTGATCCGTTCTTTATTGTGCGACACTACGAACTGTGCCTCTTGACGCTGCTGGGATTTCGCCCAGAGTTGTACCGTTGCTTAGCGTGCGACCGCGAACTTCAACCCCTGACCCATGCCTTTGTCCCCTCGCTCGGTGGACTCGTCTGTGCTGATTGCGCGGCACAGTATCCCGGCGCATTGGCGGCTTCGGTCCCCGTCGTCAAAGCGCTACGGCTTTTGCTGGATCCTCACCAGTGGACAACCCTGCTTGAGCGCCGGACAAGCGAACGCTTACGGCACGACGTTGAAGCAATTGCCCATGCGTATGTGACCTCTATCCTTGGTCGCCCCATCGCTTCCCATGCAGTACTGGAGCAACTCCAGCGGCCAGCTTTTTCGCTACCGGCTGAACCACCTGCCTAG
- a CDS encoding heavy metal-binding domain-containing protein — protein MQDLLITTTTMVEGRPVKEYLGIVTGEAILGANIFRDLFASIRDIVGGRSGAYEQELRRARDIALQEMADAARQLGANAVIGVDIDYETIDMGGSNMLMVTVSGTAVRL, from the coding sequence ATGCAAGATCTTCTGATAACAACCACGACGATGGTCGAAGGACGTCCAGTCAAAGAGTATCTTGGGATTGTCACTGGCGAAGCGATTCTTGGGGCGAACATCTTTCGCGATCTCTTTGCGAGTATTCGCGACATTGTCGGTGGTCGCTCCGGAGCATATGAGCAAGAGCTCCGCCGTGCCCGCGATATTGCACTGCAAGAGATGGCTGATGCAGCACGCCAACTGGGTGCGAATGCCGTGATTGGCGTTGATATTGACTACGAAACGATTGACATGGGCGGGAGTAACATGTTGATGGTAACGGTTTCTGGTACGGCTGTGCGGCTCTGA
- the cas6 gene encoding CRISPR-associated endoribonuclease Cas6 produces the protein MLDWGNAVRLTVHLEPEQTGLLPTTYREYVQAAIYRLLPARIGQPLHDGSYWSSTRPLKFFVFSQLYGAVQYRKGEGVMISGPIWFRFASPDRNLALGVAAGLLQFGRLRLGTLDFAVREVATQALPELSETLVVQTLSPITVYRTVEQGGKRRTEYFNPLEEEFAELVVSNLMRKARVLGWWSDDNGTADQTVTAEHPVRIRLLGGISARQKRLECYKGTWIEGWVGRFKLEGPPQLLQLALEAGLGAKNSQGFGYVEEVLAGVSPRRPHPPIEQREERCS, from the coding sequence ATGCTCGACTGGGGGAATGCGGTGCGACTGACAGTACATCTCGAGCCGGAGCAAACAGGTCTTCTTCCAACAACGTATCGAGAATATGTGCAAGCCGCCATCTACCGCTTGCTTCCAGCGCGAATTGGACAACCGCTTCATGACGGCAGCTATTGGTCAAGTACACGTCCTCTGAAGTTTTTTGTTTTTTCCCAACTGTATGGGGCTGTGCAGTACCGCAAAGGGGAAGGGGTCATGATAAGCGGACCGATCTGGTTTCGGTTTGCTTCACCAGACCGCAACCTGGCCTTAGGAGTAGCGGCTGGTCTCTTGCAATTCGGACGGCTCCGTCTCGGCACGCTGGATTTTGCTGTCCGCGAAGTGGCAACGCAGGCCTTGCCAGAGCTTAGTGAAACACTCGTGGTGCAGACGCTTTCACCCATCACGGTTTATCGAACAGTCGAGCAGGGCGGAAAGCGCCGTACGGAGTACTTCAACCCGCTTGAGGAGGAGTTTGCAGAACTCGTTGTGAGCAACCTTATGCGGAAAGCGCGTGTGCTTGGCTGGTGGTCAGATGACAATGGCACCGCTGACCAAACGGTGACGGCTGAGCACCCGGTTCGAATTCGTCTCCTCGGTGGCATCTCGGCGCGGCAGAAGCGGCTTGAATGTTACAAAGGCACGTGGATTGAGGGATGGGTCGGACGTTTCAAGCTTGAAGGCCCGCCACAACTCCTGCAACTTGCGCTTGAAGCTGGCCTTGGGGCGAAAAACAGTCAAGGCTTCGGGTATGTCGAGGAAGTGTTAGCTGGGGTATCGCCGCGTCGTCCGCATCCCCCGATCGAGCAACGTGAGGAACGGTGTTCATGA
- a CDS encoding permease, with protein MQDTSTPALSQRQQHVLVGVLIVFVLAVIGLAYVKWLPYYHKAHLAAATGKLGKSILTGGAATPPAPSLHAALDYARTYFLAVWQALVLGLLLAASIQTFLPVDLVTRWIGRACARSTLLGGVFALPGMMCSCCVSPVVVGLRRQGASIGSAVAFFLGNPTLNPAVLVFLVFTLGWQWALLRLVLGILLVFGGAALAERLAGPTLVPQAIANASRPSVAEHGNWLRRWVGNLTRLVVQLLPEYLIVVFLMGLARAWLFPSAGPQLGNSLLVIIALAVVGTLFVIPTAGEIPIIQTMLAFGVGAGPAGALLLTLAPLNLASLLMVSQALPWRVLAALTLLTIGMGILAGLLAIALPLR; from the coding sequence ATGCAGGATACGTCAACTCCGGCACTATCGCAGCGGCAGCAGCATGTCCTCGTTGGCGTACTCATCGTGTTTGTGTTGGCTGTCATCGGATTAGCCTACGTGAAGTGGTTGCCGTATTACCACAAAGCACATCTCGCTGCAGCAACGGGCAAGCTAGGCAAGTCGATTCTGACTGGTGGAGCGGCAACGCCGCCAGCGCCGTCACTCCATGCCGCACTCGACTACGCTCGTACATACTTCCTCGCAGTCTGGCAAGCGCTCGTGCTTGGCCTCTTGCTCGCAGCATCAATCCAGACATTCCTACCCGTTGATCTCGTCACGCGCTGGATTGGTCGAGCCTGCGCGCGATCGACTCTTCTTGGCGGCGTGTTCGCATTGCCAGGGATGATGTGCTCATGCTGCGTCTCACCAGTCGTCGTTGGCCTACGACGACAAGGGGCCTCAATCGGCAGTGCCGTCGCGTTCTTCCTCGGAAATCCGACGCTCAACCCGGCTGTGCTCGTCTTTCTCGTTTTCACGCTTGGTTGGCAATGGGCACTGCTTCGACTTGTACTCGGCATCCTTCTCGTTTTTGGTGGTGCTGCGCTCGCTGAACGTCTCGCGGGGCCGACACTCGTTCCTCAAGCGATTGCAAATGCCTCACGACCATCGGTTGCCGAGCATGGGAACTGGTTACGACGCTGGGTAGGGAATCTGACCCGGCTCGTGGTGCAGCTTCTGCCCGAGTACCTGATCGTCGTGTTCCTCATGGGACTCGCCCGGGCGTGGCTTTTTCCATCAGCTGGGCCACAGCTCGGCAATTCCCTGCTTGTGATCATTGCCCTTGCCGTTGTCGGAACCTTGTTCGTCATTCCAACAGCTGGCGAGATCCCGATCATCCAGACGATGCTTGCCTTCGGCGTCGGAGCTGGCCCAGCTGGCGCACTGCTCCTCACGCTTGCGCCTCTCAACCTCGCATCACTGCTCATGGTTAGCCAGGCCCTCCCATGGCGTGTCCTCGCCGCATTGACACTCTTGACCATCGGGATGGGAATCCTCGCTGGACTCCTTGCCATCGCACTGCCGCTGCGCTGA
- a CDS encoding AAA family ATPase, with product MEQIQHPEQREPATAATGPAEGHRASPNGKEKATPSRRLVIPTPSLVVLIGPAGSGKSTFARTHFRPTEVLSSDFFRALLTDSEADQSASREAFALLHQVADARLRRGKLTVIDATNTTAESRAPLLALAQAHHLPAVAIIFDLPLRTCLAWDAARPERHVGAEVITRQHQQLQRNRGQILREPFALREWIRSPEELMRCIVIRRPLDCDRRNLHGPFDIIGDVHGCLPELLTLLDRLGYRVEQTTARDGQPRFRVRHPHGRKLVFVGDLTDRGPDSPNVLRLVMDAVEERRALMVMGNHDRKLQRYLTGQDVLIAHGFEITVAQLATEPPAFRERVRRFLAKLPNHLVLDGGRLVVAHAGLPEEYHGRSSPVVRRIALFGVTTGERDAQGLPIRVNWALDYRGRAIVVYGHTPVVTPVWVNQTIDIDTGCVFGNALTALRYPELELVSVPAQRAYATPPRPLLQPEDLLKPILLPSADEELSDEDAANLNEQERPAIPATAVHQQRAESPE from the coding sequence ATGGAGCAAATTCAACACCCTGAGCAACGTGAACCAGCCACTGCGGCTACTGGACCTGCCGAAGGCCACCGCGCCTCACCCAACGGCAAAGAAAAGGCAACTCCGAGCCGCCGGCTCGTCATTCCGACGCCATCACTCGTCGTCCTCATTGGTCCAGCAGGCTCAGGGAAATCGACGTTTGCTCGCACCCACTTTCGCCCAACCGAAGTACTTTCCTCCGACTTTTTCCGCGCGTTACTGACTGACAGTGAAGCGGACCAGTCTGCTAGCCGTGAAGCATTCGCCTTGCTTCATCAAGTGGCAGATGCGCGGCTGCGTCGCGGCAAACTCACGGTCATTGACGCAACAAACACGACAGCTGAATCCCGCGCCCCGCTTCTGGCCCTTGCGCAGGCACACCATCTACCAGCCGTGGCAATCATCTTCGACCTGCCACTGCGGACTTGCCTCGCCTGGGATGCCGCTCGACCAGAGCGTCATGTTGGCGCTGAAGTGATTACCCGGCAACATCAGCAATTACAACGCAATCGCGGGCAGATCTTGCGTGAACCGTTTGCCCTTCGAGAGTGGATTCGCTCGCCTGAAGAGCTTATGCGATGCATTGTCATCCGGCGCCCCTTGGATTGCGACCGCCGGAATCTCCATGGCCCCTTCGACATTATCGGCGATGTCCACGGCTGTCTCCCAGAGTTGCTCACCTTGCTCGACCGGCTTGGGTATCGCGTTGAACAGACAACAGCACGAGATGGCCAGCCCCGCTTCCGCGTCCGCCATCCACATGGGCGCAAGCTTGTCTTTGTCGGTGATTTAACTGATCGCGGGCCTGATAGCCCGAACGTACTCCGCCTTGTGATGGACGCAGTTGAAGAACGCCGAGCCCTGATGGTGATGGGCAACCACGATCGTAAGCTTCAGCGCTATTTAACGGGCCAGGACGTCCTGATTGCGCACGGCTTCGAAATTACCGTCGCGCAATTGGCAACTGAACCGCCTGCATTTCGCGAACGTGTTCGCCGCTTCCTCGCAAAGCTCCCGAACCATCTTGTGCTTGACGGCGGTCGACTTGTCGTAGCACACGCTGGCCTTCCCGAAGAGTATCACGGCCGAAGCTCTCCCGTTGTCCGACGCATTGCACTCTTTGGCGTCACCACTGGGGAACGCGATGCGCAAGGATTGCCAATCCGCGTTAACTGGGCACTGGACTACCGTGGACGTGCCATTGTCGTCTATGGCCACACCCCAGTTGTTACCCCTGTCTGGGTGAATCAAACGATTGACATTGATACTGGTTGCGTTTTCGGCAACGCGCTCACGGCCTTACGCTATCCAGAACTCGAACTTGTCTCTGTTCCTGCCCAGCGCGCCTATGCGACGCCGCCACGCCCCTTGCTCCAACCAGAAGATCTGCTGAAACCGATCCTCCTTCCTTCAGCTGATGAAGAACTTTCTGATGAAGATGCAGCCAACCTCAACGAGCAAGAGCGACCCGCGATTCCTGCGACAGCTGTCCACCAGCAACGAGCGGAATCGCCAGAGTAG
- the rsfS gene encoding ribosome silencing factor, which produces MARLEQETLASPAALARYAAEAAADALATDIQVLDLHEYTPFFDLFVICTADNTRQLRALSLRVVEALREAGAELRRSEGEPESGWIVLDYGTVLVHLFTPEQRQYYRLEERWSHAPKVLVIQ; this is translated from the coding sequence ATGGCGCGACTAGAACAGGAGACGCTGGCGAGTCCAGCAGCGTTGGCCCGCTATGCAGCTGAGGCAGCTGCTGATGCACTTGCGACCGATATTCAAGTACTTGACCTCCACGAATACACTCCGTTCTTTGACCTCTTCGTCATCTGTACAGCGGATAACACCCGGCAACTGCGAGCGCTGAGTCTGCGCGTTGTTGAGGCGCTGCGTGAAGCTGGCGCTGAACTCCGGCGCAGTGAAGGTGAACCGGAGTCGGGCTGGATTGTGCTCGACTATGGCACGGTCCTCGTGCATCTCTTCACGCCCGAACAACGCCAGTACTACCGGCTTGAGGAGCGCTGGAGCCATGCACCGAAAGTGCTGGTGATCCAATGA
- a CDS encoding FmdB family zinc ribbon protein: protein MPIYEYRCPQCRMRFSTFYPSIAAAEAAGPAQCPRCGSIGERRFSRIAVLRTSAPREPADSWDDATMADERWDEEDDFPLPEDDNPQALAQWARQLAAETGEPLDPLLDQALTDLERGADPDTVMERLDRAMEEEADQAETEESHQESEVTDLE from the coding sequence ATGCCGATCTATGAATATCGGTGCCCACAATGCCGTATGCGATTCAGCACCTTCTATCCATCAATCGCTGCAGCAGAAGCGGCTGGGCCTGCCCAGTGTCCACGCTGCGGCAGCATTGGTGAACGTCGGTTCTCACGTATTGCCGTCCTCCGCACCTCGGCACCACGCGAGCCGGCTGACAGCTGGGACGACGCGACAATGGCTGACGAGCGATGGGATGAGGAAGACGACTTCCCACTGCCCGAGGACGACAATCCACAAGCCCTGGCCCAATGGGCGCGTCAGCTTGCAGCCGAAACTGGCGAGCCGCTTGACCCGCTGCTTGACCAAGCGCTGACTGACCTGGAACGCGGCGCTGACCCTGATACTGTCATGGAACGCCTTGACCGTGCAATGGAAGAAGAAGCAGATCAGGCTGAGACCGAAGAAAGCCATCAAGAGTCGGAGGTCACTGACCTCGAGTAA